A genomic stretch from Candidatus Desulfatibia profunda includes:
- a CDS encoding ATP-binding protein, with product MREKIRQLLIELRLKGMQNVVDRELVAAEKKGAATEKVLYRLLCEELAYQQQRSMHYRINHAKIPWDWTLKTFPFDKQPGIKKSQIMSLAGLSFIERAENIVFIGNPGTGKSGLAIGLLRIALINGYRGRFYNAQDLLDELYASLADRSTPKLIKRLCNYPILIIDELGYLTLKDEQINAFFKLMGERYGKASTIITTNLDYHDWYELFQRKSLVDALLDRLKHRCITININGPSLRTTTRRNGPPPPHESE from the coding sequence ATGCGCGAAAAAATACGTCAACTGCTCATCGAACTGCGTCTTAAAGGGATGCAAAACGTTGTTGACCGGGAACTTGTTGCGGCTGAAAAAAAAGGTGCCGCCACAGAAAAAGTTCTTTACAGGCTGCTTTGCGAAGAACTCGCTTACCAGCAGCAACGTAGCATGCACTACCGAATCAACCATGCCAAAATTCCCTGGGACTGGACCCTGAAAACCTTCCCTTTCGATAAACAACCCGGAATTAAAAAATCTCAGATCATGTCCCTTGCAGGGCTTTCTTTTATTGAACGGGCTGAAAATATCGTATTTATCGGAAATCCGGGAACCGGTAAATCCGGTCTTGCCATCGGACTGCTTCGCATAGCACTTATAAACGGCTACCGCGGCCGCTTTTACAATGCTCAAGACCTATTGGACGAACTTTATGCTTCTCTGGCTGATCGATCCACCCCAAAGCTGATTAAACGTCTTTGTAATTATCCCATCCTTATCATCGATGAACTGGGGTATTTGACTCTAAAGGACGAACAGATCAACGCGTTCTTCAAATTGATGGGAGAGCGCTACGGAAAAGCCTCAACAATTATTACCACAAACTTGGATTATCATGACTGGTATGAATTGTTCCAAAGAAAAAGCCTGGTCGATGCCCTACTGGATCGACTCAAACACCGGTGCATCACCATCAATATCAACGGCCCATCTCTACGAACGACTACCAGGAGAAATGGCCCACCTCCACCGCATGAGTCTGAGTAA